The following coding sequences lie in one Saccharopolyspora hordei genomic window:
- a CDS encoding helix-turn-helix domain-containing protein encodes MKNVGTSTAAAAEPGQAAQHGTHGDGRTRHAVARLLLERGPITAAAVADELGLSPTAVRRHLDVLVAEGEAHTREASPRRRRGRGRPAKLFLLTEVGRARFGHAYDDLAVAALRFIAEHDGEQAVREFAERRMAALVANHREALAAARNPAERAEALADALTREGYAASTRSVGSGEQLCQHHCPVAHVAADFPQLCEAETAAFAEVLGTHVQRLATIANGDAVCTTHVPTTRFADPDPNTAPNPDGGEPV; translated from the coding sequence GTGAAAAACGTCGGGACGTCAACCGCTGCGGCGGCCGAGCCGGGCCAGGCCGCCCAGCACGGCACGCACGGCGACGGACGCACCCGGCACGCGGTCGCGCGATTGCTGCTGGAACGAGGACCGATCACCGCTGCAGCGGTGGCCGACGAACTCGGGTTGAGCCCCACCGCGGTGCGCCGGCACCTCGACGTGCTGGTCGCCGAGGGCGAGGCCCACACCCGGGAGGCCTCCCCGCGGAGGCGTCGGGGCCGTGGCCGGCCGGCCAAGCTCTTCCTCCTCACCGAGGTGGGCAGGGCACGGTTCGGGCACGCCTACGACGACCTGGCGGTGGCCGCACTGCGGTTCATCGCCGAGCACGACGGCGAGCAGGCGGTCCGCGAGTTCGCCGAGCGACGGATGGCCGCCCTGGTGGCCAACCACCGCGAGGCGCTGGCGGCCGCCCGCAACCCGGCGGAGCGCGCTGAGGCCCTTGCCGACGCGCTCACCAGGGAGGGCTACGCTGCCTCGACGCGAAGCGTCGGAAGCGGCGAGCAGCTCTGCCAGCACCACTGCCCGGTGGCGCACGTCGCTGCGGACTTCCCGCAGCTGTGCGAGGCCGAGACCGCGGCTTTCGCCGAGGTCCTCGGCACCCACGTGCAGCGGTTGGCCACCATCGCGAACGGCGATGCGGTCTGCACCACGCACGTGCCGACCACGCGGTTCGCGGATCCCGACCCGAACACCGCCCCGAATCCTGATGGAGGGGAGCCCGTATGA
- a CDS encoding quinone oxidoreductase family protein: protein MRAIRVAEHGGPEVLQLTEVDAPEPQPGQLLVRVAASGVNFIDTYQRSGIYSVELPFTPGSEGAGEVVAVGDGVTEFSVGDRVAWAMTPGSYAEQALVPADKAVRVPAGVDERTAAAALLQGLTAHYLVTSTHPVKTGETALVHAAAGGMGLLLTQLIKHLGGNVIGTVSTAEKEQLAREAGADEIIRYTEEDVAATVSDLTDGRGVDVVYDGVGKTTFDASLASLRPRGMLALFGAASGPVPPVDPQRLNSAGSVFLTRPSLAHHILTREELDLRAGELFEWISNGVLTIHVGGTYPLAEARRAHEDLEGRRTTGKLVLLP from the coding sequence ATGCGAGCCATCCGGGTAGCGGAGCACGGCGGACCCGAGGTCCTGCAGCTCACCGAGGTCGACGCGCCGGAACCGCAGCCCGGCCAGCTGCTGGTGCGGGTCGCGGCGAGCGGCGTGAACTTCATCGACACCTACCAGCGCAGCGGCATCTACTCGGTGGAGCTGCCCTTCACCCCCGGCTCCGAGGGCGCCGGCGAGGTGGTCGCGGTGGGTGACGGGGTGACCGAGTTCTCGGTCGGCGACCGGGTCGCCTGGGCGATGACCCCGGGCAGCTACGCCGAGCAGGCGCTGGTGCCTGCCGACAAGGCCGTCCGGGTCCCAGCGGGCGTGGACGAGCGCACCGCGGCGGCGGCGCTGCTGCAGGGCCTGACCGCGCACTACCTGGTCACCTCCACGCACCCGGTGAAGACCGGGGAGACCGCGCTGGTGCACGCCGCCGCGGGTGGCATGGGGCTGCTGCTGACGCAGCTGATCAAGCACCTCGGCGGCAACGTCATCGGCACCGTGTCCACGGCCGAGAAGGAGCAGCTGGCCCGCGAGGCCGGGGCCGACGAGATCATCCGCTACACCGAGGAGGACGTCGCCGCCACCGTCTCCGACCTCACCGACGGGCGCGGTGTGGACGTGGTCTACGACGGGGTCGGCAAGACCACCTTCGACGCCAGCCTGGCCAGCCTGCGCCCGCGCGGCATGCTCGCGCTGTTCGGCGCGGCGAGCGGCCCGGTGCCGCCGGTGGACCCGCAGCGGCTGAACTCGGCCGGATCGGTGTTCCTGACCCGCCCGAGCCTGGCGCACCACATCCTGACCCGCGAGGAGCTGGACTTGCGGGCCGGTGAGCTGTTCGAGTGGATCAGCAACGGGGTGCTCACCATCCACGTCGGCGGCACCTACCCGCTGGCCGAGGCCCGCCGCGCCCACGAGGACCTGGAGGGCCGCCGCACCACCGGCAAGCTCGTGCTGCTGCCGTGA
- the sufB gene encoding Fe-S cluster assembly protein SufB encodes MTAAAEQRTPTTADQQLSQDEILASVGNYEYGWADPDVAGASARRGLDEDVVRDISAKKDEPEWMLEARLKALRLFDRKPMPNWGADLSGIDFDNIKYFVRSTEQQAQTWDDLPEDIKRTYDKLGIPEAEKQRLVAGVAAQYESEVVYHKIRDDLEAQGVIFLDTDTGLKEHPELFKEYFGSVIPAGDNKFSALNTAVWSGGSFIYVPPGVHVDIPLQAYFRINTENMGQFERTLIVVDEGAYVHYVEGCTAPIYSSDSLHSAVVEIVVKKGARCRYTTIQNWSNNVYNLVTKRAKAEEGATMEWVDGNLGSKVTMKYPSVFLMGEHAKGEVLSVAFAGEGQHQDAGAKMEHLAPHTSSTIVSKSIARGGGRTSYRGLVKVAKRARHSSSNVKCDALLVDTISRSDTYPYVDVRNDDVAMGHEATVSKVSDDQLFYLMQRGLTEDEAMAMIVRGFVEPIARELPMEYALELNRLIELQMEGAVG; translated from the coding sequence ATGACTGCCGCTGCGGAGCAGCGCACACCCACCACGGCTGACCAGCAGTTGAGCCAGGACGAGATCCTGGCCAGTGTCGGCAACTACGAGTACGGCTGGGCCGACCCGGACGTCGCGGGCGCCAGCGCCCGCCGTGGTCTGGACGAGGACGTCGTCCGTGACATCTCGGCGAAGAAGGACGAGCCCGAGTGGATGCTCGAGGCCCGTCTGAAGGCGCTGCGGTTGTTCGACCGCAAGCCGATGCCGAACTGGGGTGCCGACCTGTCCGGCATCGACTTCGACAACATCAAGTACTTCGTCCGCTCCACCGAGCAGCAGGCCCAGACCTGGGACGACCTGCCCGAGGACATCAAGCGGACCTACGACAAGCTGGGCATCCCGGAGGCGGAGAAGCAGCGCCTCGTCGCGGGTGTGGCCGCCCAGTACGAGTCGGAGGTCGTCTACCACAAGATCCGCGACGACCTCGAGGCCCAGGGCGTCATCTTCCTGGACACCGACACCGGCCTGAAGGAACACCCGGAGCTGTTCAAGGAGTACTTCGGCTCGGTCATCCCGGCCGGTGACAACAAGTTCTCCGCGCTGAACACCGCGGTCTGGTCGGGCGGCTCCTTCATCTACGTGCCGCCGGGCGTGCACGTCGACATCCCGCTGCAGGCCTACTTCCGGATCAACACCGAGAACATGGGCCAGTTCGAGCGGACCCTGATCGTCGTCGACGAGGGTGCCTACGTGCACTACGTCGAGGGCTGCACCGCGCCGATCTACTCCAGCGACTCGCTGCACTCGGCCGTCGTCGAGATCGTCGTCAAGAAGGGCGCCCGCTGCCGCTACACGACGATCCAGAACTGGTCGAACAACGTCTACAACCTGGTCACCAAGCGCGCCAAGGCCGAAGAGGGCGCGACCATGGAGTGGGTCGACGGCAACCTCGGCTCCAAGGTGACCATGAAGTACCCGTCGGTGTTCCTGATGGGCGAGCACGCCAAGGGCGAGGTGCTCTCGGTGGCGTTCGCCGGTGAGGGCCAGCACCAGGACGCCGGCGCGAAGATGGAGCACCTGGCGCCGCACACCTCCTCGACGATCGTCTCCAAGTCGATCGCCCGCGGCGGTGGCCGCACCTCCTACCGGGGCCTGGTGAAGGTCGCCAAGCGCGCCCGCCACTCCTCGTCGAACGTCAAGTGCGACGCGCTGCTGGTCGACACCATCAGCCGCTCCGACACCTACCCGTACGTCGACGTCCGCAACGACGACGTCGCCATGGGCCACGAGGCCACGGTGTCGAAGGTCAGCGACGACCAGCTGTTCTACCTGATGCAGCGGGGCCTGACCGAGGACGAGGCGATGGCGATGATCGTGCGCGGCTTCGTCGAGCCGATCGCCCGCGAACTCCCCATGGAATACGCACTGGAACTGAACCGACTGATCGAGCTGCAGATGGAAGGGGCCGTCGGCTGA
- a CDS encoding transcriptional regulator, whose amino-acid sequence MPEYVQRTDRPAMSEWIEQMAAHFEASEGMPLIAGRILAFLLVCDPPERTAAELSLALAASTGSISTNVRLLMRLGVVSKTTRQGREAALYRVEEDRWPELVRHRMERVVGLEELTAAGLRMFSGQGERARRLRAVHEFYQWLSGEMPELWRRWEREGRPKLRF is encoded by the coding sequence GTGCCCGAGTACGTGCAGCGCACCGACCGGCCGGCCATGTCGGAGTGGATCGAGCAGATGGCGGCGCACTTCGAAGCCAGCGAGGGCATGCCGCTGATCGCCGGGAGGATCCTGGCGTTCCTGCTCGTCTGCGACCCGCCGGAACGCACCGCCGCCGAGCTCTCCCTCGCGCTGGCCGCCAGCACCGGCTCCATCAGCACCAACGTGCGGCTGCTCATGCGGCTCGGCGTGGTCTCCAAGACCACCCGCCAGGGCCGGGAAGCCGCGCTGTACCGGGTGGAGGAGGACCGCTGGCCGGAACTCGTCCGCCACCGGATGGAGCGGGTGGTCGGCCTGGAGGAGCTCACCGCGGCCGGCCTGCGCATGTTCAGCGGCCAGGGCGAGCGCGCCCGGCGCCTGCGCGCGGTGCACGAGTTCTACCAGTGGCTGTCCGGCGAGATGCCCGAGCTGTGGCGCCGCTGGGAACGCGAGGGCAGGCCGAAGCTCCGCTTCTGA
- a CDS encoding ATP-binding cassette domain-containing protein, producing MSNADGPAVQLRGLEKRFGDTVAVAGLDLCLPRGSVLALLGPNGAGKTTTVEICEGFQRPDSGEVRVLGLDPHTQAEALRPRIGVMPQGGGAYPGVRADEMLELVAACAADPLDPAWLLDVLGLAGARRTPYKRLSGGQQQRLSLACALVGRPELVFLDEPTAGMDPQARRLVWDLVGALRRDGVSVLLTTHLMDEAEALADRVVIVDHGRAVADGTAAELTEPEDGKQELRFRSQTGLDLNLLLAALPEDCQASELRPGDYVVRGHVDPQVVSTVTAWCAQHGVLAQELRVTRRSLEDVFLELTGRELRS from the coding sequence GTGAGCAACGCCGATGGTCCGGCCGTCCAGCTGCGCGGACTGGAGAAGCGCTTCGGTGACACCGTCGCCGTCGCCGGCCTCGACCTGTGCTTGCCGCGCGGCAGCGTCTTGGCGCTGCTCGGGCCGAACGGCGCGGGCAAGACGACGACCGTGGAGATCTGCGAGGGCTTCCAGCGCCCCGACTCCGGCGAGGTCCGCGTGCTCGGGCTGGACCCGCACACCCAGGCCGAGGCGCTGCGGCCCCGGATCGGCGTGATGCCGCAGGGCGGCGGCGCCTACCCCGGGGTGCGGGCCGACGAGATGCTCGAACTGGTCGCCGCCTGCGCCGCGGACCCGCTGGACCCGGCGTGGCTGCTGGACGTGCTCGGCCTGGCCGGCGCCCGTCGCACCCCCTACAAGCGGCTCTCCGGCGGCCAGCAGCAGCGGTTGTCGCTGGCCTGCGCGCTGGTGGGGCGGCCGGAGCTGGTGTTCCTCGACGAGCCGACCGCGGGCATGGACCCGCAGGCGCGGCGGTTGGTCTGGGACCTCGTCGGCGCGCTGCGCCGCGACGGGGTGAGCGTGCTGCTCACCACGCACCTGATGGACGAGGCCGAGGCGCTGGCCGACCGGGTGGTGATCGTCGACCACGGCCGCGCGGTCGCCGACGGCACCGCCGCCGAGCTGACCGAGCCCGAGGACGGCAAGCAGGAGCTGCGCTTCCGCTCCCAGACCGGGCTGGACCTGAACCTGCTGCTGGCCGCGCTGCCGGAGGACTGCCAGGCCAGTGAGCTGCGGCCGGGCGACTACGTGGTCCGTGGCCACGTGGACCCCCAGGTGGTGTCCACGGTGACCGCCTGGTGCGCCCAGCACGGGGTGCTGGCGCAGGAGCTGCGGGTGACGCGCCGCAGCCTGGAGGACGTCTTCCTGGAGCTGACCGGACGGGAGCTGCGATCGTGA
- the mptB gene encoding polyprenol phosphomannose-dependent alpha 1,6 mannosyltransferase MptB, whose product MAAGEATSRRTAPDEAAEPLDRGERRQLDVVRRFGTTGSLVLAVGSIGAGAAPVDNPLSGARLIGLPVRVPTVAMACCWLGIFMVVIAWLWLGRLCWPGRGRMLSVTQLARTLAMWALPLALAPPLFSTDMYSYLAQSEVAARGFNPYVLGSAAALGVDHPFTANVPNIWRDTPSPYGPLFLMFGQVISRVVGDDVVFGVLVWRVVMLCGLALAIWAIPRLARRCGVHPAAALWLGAANPIVLFHVVSGMHNEALMVGIMLAAIELGLRYQTLPGTIAAGVLLSIAGAIKPPGWIALGFFGIYLALRRGGRFRDLFGVAALLTAVFLTTMTIITVASGWGLGWIDTFDVPNRVKTFMAPLTAFGMTGGGLSTLLGLGNQTDAMLVITKIIGYLVVAVVCVRMLWLSFRGRVEPLAGMGITYLTLALAVPVLWPWYLLWSVVPLALATNNNRFRVTAAVICAAVSLFVPPTGAGFPLRVYQIPLAVIAAVIAFAITLWLVRGKVPRLLPTRSGVRPVTQ is encoded by the coding sequence GTGGCGGCAGGTGAAGCGACCAGCAGACGAACGGCTCCCGACGAGGCGGCCGAACCCCTGGACCGGGGCGAGCGGCGTCAGCTCGACGTGGTCCGCCGGTTCGGCACCACCGGCTCGCTGGTGCTCGCCGTCGGATCGATCGGCGCCGGGGCTGCCCCGGTGGACAACCCGCTGTCCGGGGCCCGGCTGATCGGGCTGCCCGTCCGGGTGCCGACGGTGGCCATGGCCTGCTGCTGGCTGGGCATCTTCATGGTCGTGATCGCCTGGCTGTGGCTGGGCCGGCTGTGCTGGCCGGGACGCGGGCGGATGCTGTCGGTGACCCAGCTGGCCCGCACGCTGGCGATGTGGGCGCTGCCGCTGGCGCTGGCCCCGCCGCTGTTCAGCACCGACATGTACAGCTACCTGGCGCAGAGCGAGGTGGCCGCCCGGGGCTTCAACCCGTACGTGCTGGGCTCGGCCGCCGCGCTGGGCGTGGACCACCCGTTCACCGCGAACGTGCCCAACATCTGGCGCGACACCCCGTCCCCGTACGGGCCGCTGTTCCTCATGTTCGGGCAGGTCATCTCCCGCGTCGTCGGCGACGACGTGGTGTTCGGGGTGCTGGTGTGGCGCGTCGTGATGCTGTGCGGTCTGGCCCTGGCGATCTGGGCGATCCCGCGACTGGCGCGCCGCTGCGGGGTGCACCCGGCCGCCGCGCTGTGGCTCGGCGCGGCCAACCCGATCGTGCTGTTCCACGTGGTCAGCGGCATGCACAACGAGGCCCTGATGGTCGGCATCATGCTGGCCGCGATCGAGCTGGGCCTGCGCTACCAGACGCTGCCGGGCACCATCGCCGCCGGCGTGCTGCTCAGCATCGCGGGGGCGATCAAGCCGCCGGGCTGGATCGCGCTCGGCTTCTTCGGCATCTACCTGGCGCTGCGCCGGGGCGGCCGGTTCCGCGACCTGTTCGGGGTGGCGGCGCTGCTCACCGCGGTGTTCCTGACCACCATGACGATCATCACGGTCGCCAGCGGCTGGGGCCTGGGCTGGATCGACACCTTCGACGTGCCGAACCGGGTCAAGACGTTCATGGCGCCGCTGACCGCGTTCGGCATGACCGGCGGCGGGTTGAGCACGCTGCTGGGGCTGGGCAACCAGACGGACGCGATGCTGGTGATCACCAAGATCATCGGCTACCTGGTGGTCGCGGTGGTGTGCGTGCGGATGCTCTGGCTGTCCTTCCGCGGGCGCGTCGAGCCGCTGGCCGGGATGGGCATCACCTACCTGACGCTGGCGCTGGCCGTGCCGGTGCTGTGGCCCTGGTACCTGCTGTGGTCGGTGGTGCCGCTGGCGCTGGCGACCAACAACAACCGGTTCCGGGTCACCGCCGCGGTGATCTGCGCCGCGGTGTCGCTGTTCGTGCCACCGACCGGGGCCGGCTTCCCGCTGCGCGTGTACCAGATCCCGTTGGCCGTGATCGCCGCGGTCATCGCCTTCGCGATCACGCTGTGGCTGGTGCGCGGCAAGGTGCCCCGGCTGCTGCCGACCCGCAGCGGTGTTCGGCCGGTCACGCAATAG
- the sufD gene encoding Fe-S cluster assembly protein SufD, which translates to MTSTTKTDAQHGLGEHSHGGAVVPQVSRGSRFTSYDVEAFEVPGGREEDWRFTPLKRLKGLHDGTATATGNIKVEVTGDGATVETVGREDARIGEGGVPADRVAAQAWSSFTEATVVTVPKETKPEGPITVTVHGPGEGQVAFGHIQVRAEQFAEAVVVVDYRGSGTLGDNIEFVVGDGAQLRVISVHDWEDDATQVSSEHAKLGRDAVFRHLAVTLGGDLVRVNTTVNYGDRGGDAELLGLYFADAGQHLEHRMLVDHAVPNCRSNVLYKGALQGDSAHSVWIGDVLIRAEAEGTDTYELNRNLVLTEGARADSVPNLEIETGEIEGAGHASATGRFDDEQLFYLQARGIPQDQARRLVVRGFFGELLQKITVPEVRERLEAAIEDELAVVGA; encoded by the coding sequence ATGACGAGCACCACCAAGACCGACGCCCAGCACGGCCTCGGCGAGCACTCGCACGGCGGCGCCGTCGTGCCGCAGGTCTCCCGGGGGTCGCGCTTCACCTCCTACGACGTCGAGGCCTTCGAGGTCCCCGGCGGTCGCGAGGAGGACTGGCGGTTCACGCCGCTGAAGCGGCTCAAGGGCCTGCACGACGGCACCGCCACCGCGACCGGCAACATCAAGGTCGAGGTCACCGGCGACGGGGCGACCGTGGAGACCGTGGGTCGCGAGGACGCGCGGATCGGTGAGGGCGGCGTGCCCGCCGACCGCGTCGCCGCGCAGGCGTGGAGCTCCTTCACCGAGGCGACCGTCGTCACCGTCCCCAAGGAGACCAAGCCGGAGGGCCCGATCACCGTCACGGTGCACGGGCCGGGCGAAGGTCAGGTCGCGTTCGGGCACATCCAGGTGCGTGCCGAGCAGTTCGCCGAAGCCGTGGTCGTCGTCGACTACCGCGGCTCCGGCACGCTGGGCGACAACATCGAGTTCGTCGTCGGCGACGGTGCGCAGCTGCGCGTCATCTCGGTGCACGACTGGGAGGACGACGCCACCCAGGTGAGCTCCGAGCACGCCAAGCTGGGCCGCGACGCGGTGTTCCGGCACCTGGCGGTCACCCTCGGCGGTGACCTGGTGCGGGTCAACACCACCGTCAACTACGGGGACCGGGGTGGCGACGCCGAGCTGCTCGGCCTGTACTTCGCCGACGCCGGTCAGCACCTCGAGCACCGGATGCTGGTCGACCACGCGGTGCCGAACTGCCGCAGCAACGTGCTGTACAAGGGCGCGCTGCAGGGCGACTCGGCGCACTCGGTGTGGATCGGTGACGTGCTGATCCGTGCCGAGGCCGAGGGCACCGACACCTACGAGCTCAACCGCAACCTGGTGCTGACCGAGGGCGCGCGTGCCGACTCGGTGCCGAACCTGGAGATCGAGACCGGTGAGATCGAGGGCGCCGGCCACGCCAGCGCCACCGGCCGCTTCGACGACGAGCAGCTGTTCTACCTGCAGGCCCGGGGCATCCCGCAGGACCAGGCCCGCCGCCTGGTGGTGCGCGGCTTCTTCGGCGAGCTGCTGCAGAAGATCACCGTGCCCGAGGTCCGCGAGCGGCTCGAAGCCGCCATCGAGGACGAACTCGCCGTCGTCGGCGCCTGA
- a CDS encoding ABC transporter permease — translation MNAEANATPELGAQFPAGTFTPKPGRGRPLRMLLAQTRVEALLIVRHGEQALLTLVIPLALLVGLSELHIGDLPEPRVNSVVPRILALAVMSTAFTGQAIALGFDRRYGVLKRLSATALPRWTLISGRVLATLLVVALQAVVLGVVAVLLGWSPHLSGLLPAVPLLVLGALVFGAAGVLVGGALRAEIVLALANAIWFVLLLAGGLALPAADLPGPLGTLAGFLPSGALAAALDAVLVNGTLPGPQPVLVLLAWGAVCGAAAVRTTRLT, via the coding sequence GTGAACGCCGAGGCCAACGCCACACCGGAGCTCGGCGCCCAGTTCCCGGCCGGCACCTTCACCCCGAAGCCGGGGCGGGGCCGGCCGCTGCGGATGCTGCTGGCGCAGACCCGCGTCGAGGCGCTGCTCATCGTCCGGCACGGCGAGCAGGCGCTGCTCACCCTGGTCATCCCGCTGGCGCTGCTGGTCGGCCTCAGCGAGCTGCACATCGGGGACCTGCCGGAGCCGCGGGTGAACTCGGTGGTGCCGCGGATCCTGGCGCTGGCGGTGATGTCCACGGCGTTCACCGGGCAGGCGATCGCGCTCGGCTTCGACCGCCGCTACGGCGTGCTCAAGCGCCTGTCCGCGACGGCGCTGCCGCGCTGGACGCTCATCTCCGGCCGGGTGCTGGCGACGCTGCTGGTGGTGGCGCTGCAGGCGGTCGTGCTCGGGGTGGTCGCGGTGCTGCTGGGCTGGTCGCCGCACCTGTCCGGGCTGCTGCCCGCGGTGCCGCTGCTGGTGCTGGGCGCGCTCGTCTTCGGCGCCGCCGGGGTGCTGGTGGGCGGCGCGCTGCGGGCCGAGATCGTGCTGGCGCTGGCCAACGCGATCTGGTTCGTCCTGCTGCTGGCCGGTGGGCTGGCGCTGCCCGCCGCGGACCTGCCCGGCCCGCTGGGGACGCTGGCCGGGTTCCTGCCGTCCGGGGCGCTCGCGGCCGCGCTGGACGCCGTGCTGGTCAACGGCACGCTGCCGGGCCCGCAGCCAGTCCTCGTGCTGCTGGCCTGGGGCGCGGTGTGCGGCGCCGCGGCGGTGCGCACCACCCGCCTCACCTGA
- a CDS encoding SCO6745 family protein, translating to MTEIARRAKSALEVIHSMIYFAPEAEEGFAALGLERGRMSYYAGRSAAMGPVGPGVVAATFYNFNPESVAKHIPRAWSIASPSAVLEARFRAADAALRRMLDDVASPAVTGAAELAREASLACGPEGKPLFAAHADLDWPDEPHLRLWHAVTLLREFRGDAHIAALQHADLSGLQALALHSATGEGFKPSAARTLREWSEAQWAEAEQQLRERGLVDDEGGCTEAGLALREEVEVATDAMSMAPWRALGEARTEELVETGRQLTRTLLKAGALPRDFFGRD from the coding sequence ATGACCGAGATCGCCCGCCGGGCCAAGAGCGCCCTGGAAGTCATCCACTCGATGATCTACTTCGCCCCGGAAGCCGAGGAGGGCTTCGCTGCCCTCGGCCTGGAACGGGGCCGGATGTCCTACTACGCGGGCCGGTCGGCGGCGATGGGTCCGGTCGGGCCCGGCGTGGTCGCGGCGACCTTCTACAACTTCAACCCCGAGTCGGTCGCCAAGCACATCCCGCGCGCCTGGTCGATCGCCTCCCCGAGCGCGGTGCTGGAGGCCCGCTTCCGCGCGGCCGACGCGGCGCTGCGCCGGATGCTCGACGACGTCGCCTCGCCGGCGGTGACCGGGGCGGCCGAGCTGGCCCGCGAGGCGAGCCTGGCGTGCGGCCCGGAGGGCAAGCCGCTGTTCGCCGCGCACGCCGACCTGGACTGGCCGGACGAGCCGCACCTGCGCCTCTGGCACGCGGTCACGCTGCTGCGCGAGTTCCGCGGCGACGCGCACATCGCGGCCCTGCAGCACGCCGACCTCAGCGGTCTGCAGGCACTGGCGCTGCACAGCGCGACCGGCGAGGGCTTCAAGCCGTCGGCGGCGCGGACGCTGCGCGAGTGGAGCGAGGCCCAGTGGGCCGAGGCGGAGCAGCAGCTGCGCGAGCGCGGTCTGGTCGACGACGAGGGCGGGTGCACCGAGGCGGGGCTCGCGCTGCGCGAGGAGGTCGAGGTGGCGACCGACGCGATGTCGATGGCCCCGTGGCGCGCGCTGGGCGAGGCCCGGACCGAGGAGCTGGTCGAAACCGGCCGCCAGCTGACCCGGACGCTGCTCAAGGCCGGCGCTCTGCCGCGCGACTTCTTCGGCCGCGACTGA
- a CDS encoding COX15/CtaA family protein: MPLPTWISRPSPRVVRTLALAVLVMQALISVTGVTVRVTGSGLGCPTWPQCFPGSMVPVEHPEVATLHQVIEFGNRLLTGVIGFVALACFVAALRCRPRRTRLVRLALVMPLGVIAQAIIGGMTVLVNLAWWSVSVHFMASAVLIWLATLLYKATKEGDREPVGVVPTRMRALLVALVAVTAAVLVAGTLVTAAGPHAGDPDTPRLGLPVHGLVQVHGLLVMAYVLILAVFGVWLRSARPTKALLKTYGAACAMVLVQGAIGSIQYHLGVPEAMVVLHMAAATLVIIVTALLWGESRYRGPLPEPIEAPKAAEPAAA, from the coding sequence GTGCCGCTTCCAACGTGGATCTCCCGCCCGTCCCCGCGCGTCGTGCGCACCCTGGCGCTCGCGGTGCTGGTGATGCAGGCGCTGATCTCGGTGACCGGTGTGACGGTGCGCGTGACCGGCTCCGGGCTCGGCTGCCCCACCTGGCCGCAGTGCTTCCCCGGCAGCATGGTGCCCGTCGAGCACCCCGAGGTGGCGACGCTGCACCAGGTGATCGAGTTCGGCAACCGGCTGCTGACGGGCGTGATCGGCTTCGTCGCGCTGGCCTGCTTCGTGGCCGCGCTGCGCTGCCGGCCGCGGCGCACGCGACTGGTCCGGCTCGCGCTGGTCATGCCCCTGGGCGTCATCGCGCAGGCGATCATCGGCGGCATGACGGTGCTGGTGAACCTGGCCTGGTGGAGCGTGTCGGTCCACTTCATGGCCTCGGCGGTGCTGATCTGGCTGGCCACGCTGCTGTACAAGGCCACCAAGGAGGGCGACCGCGAGCCGGTCGGCGTGGTGCCGACGCGGATGCGCGCGCTGCTGGTCGCCCTGGTCGCGGTGACCGCCGCGGTGCTGGTCGCGGGCACGTTGGTGACCGCGGCGGGCCCGCACGCCGGCGACCCGGACACCCCGCGGCTGGGCCTGCCGGTGCACGGCCTGGTCCAGGTGCACGGCCTGCTGGTGATGGCCTACGTGCTCATCCTCGCGGTGTTCGGCGTGTGGCTGCGCAGCGCCCGCCCCACCAAGGCGCTGCTGAAGACCTACGGCGCGGCGTGCGCCATGGTGCTCGTGCAGGGCGCGATCGGCTCGATCCAGTACCACCTCGGCGTCCCGGAGGCGATGGTCGTGCTGCACATGGCCGCGGCCACGCTGGTGATCATCGTCACCGCCCTGCTGTGGGGCGAGTCCCGCTACCGCGGTCCGCTGCCGGAGCCGATCGAGGCGCCGAAGGCGGCCGAGCCCGCCGCGGCCTGA